The segment GAGCAAAAGGTGCCTGTCCCCCTCGCGCCGCCTTCGCTGCTATTGGTCGGCGACGTTGACTACGGCGGCGATCCCGGCGTGCTGCTCGCCAGCGATCGGGGCGGGCGAGCCGTTCGCGACGGCGAGTCAAAATGGATTCCCTTGCCCGGCACGCGAGGCGAGATCGACGCCATCCGCGACTCTTTCGAGCAGAGAATTTCCGATGGGAAAATCAAGCAATTGCGCCAGCGGCAGGCGACGTCCGAAGCAGTGCGCGAAGCGGCCCCCAGCTACCGCTATTTGCATTTCGCCACGCATGGGTTCTTCGCCGATCCGAAAATCCGATCGGCCCTGGCGCCGTCGGACAAGCCGGAGTCGAACATGGATCGCGGCGCTATGTTGCAGCAGGCGACCGGCGAGCACCCCGGCCTCTTATCCGGCATCGTGCTGACCGGCGCGAACCAGTCGCCCGTCGAAGGCAAGGGGGACGGCATTCTCACGGCCTTGGAAGTGGGTGAACTTGATCTCTCGGGCGTCGACCTGGCGACACTGTCGGCTTGCGAATCGGGCTTGGGAAAAACAGCCGGCGGCGAAGGCGTGCTGGGCTTGCAGCGAGCGTTTCAAACCGCCGGTGCGCGGACGACCGTGACGTCGCTGTGGAAGATTCCCGACGATGCGACGCGGAGCTTGATGATCGACTTCTACGAGAATCTGTGGACGAAAAAGATGTCGAAGATCGAAGCTCTGCGCCAGGCGCAGCTCGCGCTCATGCGAAAAGGGGTCGACACGCGAGCAGGAGCCAAGCGCGGACTAGAATTCAAAGCGGACCAGCCGCCCGACGCCGACCATCGTCTGCCGCCTTATTATTGGGCCGCTTTCGTCCTGAGCGGCGATTGGCGCTGAGGACATCCGCAATGAGTTTGCGATTCATGGGACCGCAACTTCCCTTCTGCCCGCACGATCAGCGTCTAGCGCGCGGCGGTCCGCCCGACCGACGTAGTTTCGCTACCTCGTCGATCAGACCGAAGCGCGATGGCACGCGTTCGGGTTTGTGAAACGCCGGGACAACCGCTCTCACGAAGCGGGTAAGGCTAGCGCAGTGATCCGGTACTCCTGACCGGCGCGGGCGTCACGCGCCGGCCGATTGCGGCAACTTTCGAAATGGCCTCACGCCGTTTGATCGCTGGCGCCGTGGCGGCGTAGAACCTCGCGGACGGCCTCGGCTCCTTCAGCATGATCTGGGACCTTCGCGCCAGCCCCCAGCAACGCTTCCACGGTTGCGGCGTAATTACTTGAGTTGCGGTGCCAGCCGTGCTCGGAGCCGTAAACGGCCCAGCCGAGCGGCGTGCTGTGGAAGTCCGCGTCGGCGAGCTCTAGCGGCGGGGCAAAACTTAAAATCGCCTCGGCCATCTCGTGGTTACCGTGAAAGGCCGCCCAGTGCAGTGGCGTGCCCTGATGTTGCCCCTGGGCGTCAACAGGCCACCCGCACACGAGCATGAGCTTAGTGACGTCGGTTTCATTCTTGCGCGCTGCGTAAGCGACGTGTCGGCGGTCGGCCTCGGAAAGAAGTTCGACGATGTCGGGATGCTCGCGGCGGATCGCCAATGCTAGCGCCTCATCACCCATCCAGCACGCCTCGAGGAGCTTCACGTCGGTCGGGCTGCGCTCCTGGAGTAGCCGTAGGACTTCCTCGTGGCCGAACTTCCTGGCGACCTGGTGCGGGGAGACATACCAACCCAGCTTCCACTGATAGATCGTGCCGCCGGCTTTGGGGTTGACCATTGGGAAAAACGGCTCGCTGACTCGCAGGCGGATGCATTCGGAGTTAGCGTCAAGATGGCGGCCCGCGAGGTCCAGGTCTCCGAGGGCAGCCGCCATGAGTAGGTCGGTCCAGCAGCCACGAGTGACCAGGTATCGGGCTATGTCGAGACGATCGTCCAGCATGTACTGAGCCGGTGTCGACTCGTGATCCAGGTCGCGTGCGTCGATGTCGGCGCCGTGGTGGAGCAGGTATTCGGCGATCTCGATTGTCGCGGCGAAATGAAGCGGCATCTGGCCGTCACCTCCGCGCGCGTGAACAAGTTCGGGGTCGGACTCAACGAGTTCACGAACGCAATCGAGCAGGCCCAGTCGTGCGGCTGCATGAACGTCCACGAATGCTCCACACTCGATCGCATGGGCGGCTAACTCGGGACTCGCCACGTGGAGCAGCCCGAAACCACCTGCCCACCAGCGGCTCTTCGCGTCGAGGTTCGCGCCGGCGGCCCGCAGTACGTCGAGCATCTCTTTGCTG is part of the Pirellulales bacterium genome and harbors:
- a CDS encoding ankyrin repeat domain-containing protein; translated protein: MNDLIDQFQEALRADDVARVRKLLEDYTLLRAKIDEPLGPFDSPAITNARSKEMLDVLRAAGANLDAKSRWWAGGFGLLHVASPELAAHAIECGAFVDVHAAARLGLLDCVRELVESDPELVHARGGDGQMPLHFAATIEIAEYLLHHGADIDARDLDHESTPAQYMLDDRLDIARYLVTRGCWTDLLMAAALGDLDLAGRHLDANSECIRLRVSEPFFPMVNPKAGGTIYQWKLGWYVSPHQVARKFGHEEVLRLLQERSPTDVKLLEACWMGDEALALAIRREHPDIVELLSEADRRHVAYAARKNETDVTKLMLVCGWPVDAQGQHQGTPLHWAAFHGNHEMAEAILSFAPPLELADADFHSTPLGWAVYGSEHGWHRNSSNYAATVEALLGAGAKVPDHAEGAEAVREVLRRHGASDQTA
- a CDS encoding CHAT domain-containing protein; this translates as EQKVPVPLAPPSLLLVGDVDYGGDPGVLLASDRGGRAVRDGESKWIPLPGTRGEIDAIRDSFEQRISDGKIKQLRQRQATSEAVREAAPSYRYLHFATHGFFADPKIRSALAPSDKPESNMDRGAMLQQATGEHPGLLSGIVLTGANQSPVEGKGDGILTALEVGELDLSGVDLATLSACESGLGKTAGGEGVLGLQRAFQTAGARTTVTSLWKIPDDATRSLMIDFYENLWTKKMSKIEALRQAQLALMRKGVDTRAGAKRGLEFKADQPPDADHRLPPYYWAAFVLSGDWR